One stretch of Armigeres subalbatus isolate Guangzhou_Male chromosome 2, GZ_Asu_2, whole genome shotgun sequence DNA includes these proteins:
- the LOC134215447 gene encoding phenoloxidase 2-like, translating into MAESKSFQALLQRPLEPSFMPKDDGKTTLIIPDEYLSDRYRPLAGDLQSRFTGGSEVEIPVRNVGIPDLSFAEVIDRRAPFSLFVEKHRDIAGRLIDVFVKVPDASSLVGVATYARDRLNPYMFQYALTVALQHRKDTKDVPIPSVLELFPDQFVDPTTFPKLREEGSIVNQAQRTAIDIQPNFTASDREPEQRMAYFREDIGVNMHHWHWHLVYPAGAPPAIARKDRRGELFYYMHSQVIARYNADRFCNRLAQIKPLDNLQDPIPEAYFPKMVRSLNNRAYPARHDNQVLRDLNRVDSDTIITVNELQRWRDRIYQAIDQGFVVDSSGKNIPLDEVRGIDILGDLVEASTLSVNRKFYGSLHNFGHDFLAYIHDPEYRYLEDFGVMGDVSTAMRDPVFYRWHGMIDALFRRFLESLNPYTSTQLGFAGVKVNSIAARVNRANAPSNILLTYWQRSQVDLAAGLDFGPQGNVFATFTHLQHAPFSYEIKVTNSTGSLKRGTARIFIAPKVDERNTTMQFREQRRYFIELDKFGVNLRPGENTLTRRSDQSSVTLPYERSFRRVGTAQTPTDTRQLEEFRFCGCGWPEHMLLPKGAPEGVQYDLYVMISNFNNDSVGQEFDETVGCNDAHSFCGLRDKLYPDKRTMGFPFDRRTETSVSTLNDFMKPYSNMAATSVQIMFKNTIISRT; encoded by the exons ATGGCCGAAAGTAAATCCTTCCAAGCACTACTTCAACGCCCCCTGGAACCGTCGTTCATGCCAAAGGACGATGGTAAAACAACGCTTATTATTCCGGACGAGTATCTGAGTGATCGCTATCGGCCTTTGGCTGGGGATTTACAAAGTCGATTCACCGGCGGTTCAGAAGTGGAAATTCCGGTTCGGAATGTTGGCATTCCGGATCTATCTTTTGCCGAGGTGATTGACCGTCGCGCGCCATTTTCTCTGTTTGTCGAAAAACACCGGGACATCGCAGGTCGACTGATTGATGTATTCGTTAAAGTGCCGGATGCCAGTTCTTTGGTGGGAGTGGCCACCTACGCTAGGGATCGACTGAACCCGTACATGTTCCAATATGCTCTAACAGTGGCCCTCCAACATCGGAAGGATACCAAGGATGTGCCAATTCCATCCGTTTTGGAACTGTTTCCCGATCAGTTTGTAGATCCGACCACGTTCCCAAAATTGCGCGAAGAAGGAAGCATTGTCAACCAAGCTCAAAGG ACAGCAATTGATATCCAGCCCAATTTCACTGCTTCGGATCGAGAACCGGAACAGAGAATGGCTTACTTCCGTGAGGATATCGGAGTCAACATGCATCATTGGCATTGGCATTTGGTGTACCCTGCGGGAGCACCTCCGGCGATAGCTCGAAAAGATCGCCGTGGTGAACTGTTCTATTATATGCACAGTCAAGTCATCGCACGTTACAATGCCGATCGCTTTTGTAACCGCCTTGCACAAATTAAGCCACTGGATAATCTCCAGGATCCGATCCCGGAGGCATATTTTCCGAAAATGGTTCGAAGCTTGAATAACCGTGCCTACCCCGCTAGACACGACAATCAAGTCCTCCGGGATTTGAATCGCGTAGATAGTGACACGATCATTACGGTGAACGAACTACAACGCTGGAGGGACCGAATCTACCAAGCAATTGATCAGGGATTTGTTGTTGAT TCCTCCGGAAAAAATATTCCACTGGATGAGGTCCGTGGAATTGACATTTTAGGAGATTTGGTAGAAGCTTCCACGTTGTCAGTTAATAGGAAGTTTTATGGAAGTCTGCATAACTTTGGGCATGACTTCTTGGCCTACATCCACGATCCCGAGTACCGATATTTAGAAGATTTTGGCGTAATGGGTGACGTCTCAACTGCAATGCGTGATCCAGTATTCTACCGTTGGCACGGAATGATTGATGCACTTTTCCGACGATTCCTTGAATCTCTCAACCCGTACACCTCGACTCAGCTGGGATTTGCAGGAGTTAAGGTCAACAGCATCGCCGCTCGCGTAAATCGGGCAAACGCACCGTCTAATATTCTGCTGACTTACTGGCAACGATCGCAAGTTGACTTGGCCGCCGGACTTGACTTTGGCCCACAAGGAAATGTCTTTGCTACGTTTACTCATCTCCAGCATGCTCCATTTTCATATGAAATCAAAGTTACAAATTCTACAGGATCATTGAAGCGAGGAACAGCACGTATATTCATTGCACCGAAGGTAGATGAACGTAACACCACTATGCAGTTCCGAGAGCAGCGACGCTACTTTATTGAATTGGACAAATTTGGAGTGAATT TGAGGCCCGGAGAAAACACTCTGACCCGCAGATCGGATCAGTCCAGTGTAACACTGCCCTACGAAAGATCTTTCCGTCGTGTTGGAACCGCTCAAACACCAACTGATACGAGACAGCTAGAAGAGTTCCGTTTCTGTGGATGTGGATGGCCAGAGCATATGCTGCTTCCAAAGGGAGCCCCCGAGGGAGTTCAATACGACCTCTATGTGATGATTTCTAACTTCAATAATGACTCAGTaggacaggagtttgatga AACTGTCGGCTGTAATGACGCTCACTCGTTCTGCGGTCTTCGGGACAAGCTGTACCCGGACAAACGCACCATGGGATTCCCATTCGATCGTCGTACGGAAACCAGCGTGAGCACTTTGAATGATTTCATGAAGCCGTACTCCAATATGGCTGCCACAAGCGTACAAATCATGTTCAAGAATACCATCATAAGCAGGACATAG